The Paracoccus liaowanqingii genome window below encodes:
- a CDS encoding DUF4365 domain-containing protein — protein MKDSDPAGLGAQGESYFFSRLSDYSPSFRATVNSPQRDMNGWDCIVEVEKADVPHFPTDLQPGKLDFFVQVKSAEKNQRTAKITLRNALHASKSPLPHFIAFIHYKSGRAESPATYIKHIGEKEIAAWLRIARATDLSRKSKRTITIRFEDHEEVREAPLEHICRMIAGHGGDRYAERKITYAREIGYELHYSVVQIEANATPQEFEEHLVGMVSSISYRSLKIYDNRFGIPSLHPTATATEDFGEVAISVPGKECTVIFRTDGGQTINFPGTLWKAPLVLSSSGLVRLKSGPLELVLDKDGLARRCRLRNEPEKAKILHEHLLQAWLKYWGSVGVVEVQVDIDGHRQSFGSIGNIEGNREEAARFYSVVSLIYRLAEREARLGLTLPHAELVTEINKKFTALLALSSYTKIRSRDGVNLQGADMASYLGLSLSGYYLGGIFTKSAALSQRGSKPKAYMFHNSCEIADSCSGSASDMACEDELRNRYDSYLKTQRREIVSIERGNIAALGKKIRDREDFEITLYTPD, from the coding sequence ATGAAAGATTCTGATCCCGCAGGCTTAGGCGCCCAAGGCGAAAGCTATTTTTTTTCCCGGCTTTCGGATTATTCGCCGTCCTTCCGCGCAACGGTGAACAGCCCGCAACGCGACATGAATGGCTGGGACTGCATCGTAGAGGTAGAGAAGGCGGACGTGCCTCATTTTCCAACCGATCTACAACCCGGCAAGCTCGATTTTTTTGTACAAGTGAAGTCAGCTGAGAAGAACCAGCGAACAGCTAAGATAACTCTTCGCAATGCCTTGCACGCATCAAAGTCGCCCCTTCCCCACTTTATCGCTTTCATTCACTACAAATCAGGGCGCGCAGAGAGTCCTGCCACCTATATCAAGCATATTGGCGAAAAAGAAATTGCTGCATGGTTGAGGATCGCTAGAGCGACAGATCTGTCGCGTAAAAGCAAAAGAACCATTACCATTCGCTTTGAAGACCATGAGGAGGTCAGAGAAGCTCCTTTGGAACATATTTGCCGCATGATTGCAGGGCACGGCGGCGACCGCTATGCTGAGAGGAAGATAACCTATGCGCGTGAGATAGGCTATGAGTTACATTATAGTGTAGTTCAAATAGAGGCCAATGCCACACCCCAAGAATTCGAAGAGCATCTGGTGGGAATGGTCAGCAGCATTTCGTACCGCAGCCTAAAGATCTACGATAATAGGTTTGGCATTCCATCGCTGCATCCGACCGCGACCGCGACCGAGGATTTCGGAGAAGTTGCAATCAGCGTCCCAGGCAAAGAGTGCACTGTTATCTTTCGCACCGATGGCGGGCAAACGATCAACTTTCCGGGCACCTTATGGAAGGCGCCGCTTGTTCTATCATCATCAGGACTCGTCAGATTAAAATCGGGACCATTAGAGTTAGTTTTAGATAAGGATGGGTTGGCACGAAGGTGCCGGTTGCGAAATGAGCCTGAAAAAGCAAAAATCTTACACGAACATTTACTACAGGCATGGTTGAAGTACTGGGGAAGTGTTGGAGTTGTAGAAGTCCAAGTAGACATAGATGGACACCGTCAATCGTTTGGGAGTATCGGCAACATCGAAGGTAATCGAGAGGAGGCGGCACGGTTCTATAGCGTAGTTAGTCTGATATACCGGTTGGCTGAAAGGGAGGCTCGCCTTGGTTTGACGTTGCCCCATGCCGAACTAGTCACAGAGATAAACAAGAAGTTTACTGCGCTTTTGGCGTTGAGTTCCTACACTAAAATACGCTCACGTGATGGGGTTAATCTCCAGGGCGCTGATATGGCCAGCTACCTTGGACTCAGCTTGAGTGGGTACTATCTAGGAGGCATTTTTACAAAATCAGCTGCCCTGAGTCAGCGCGGTTCAAAACCAAAAGCATACATGTTCCACAACAGCTGTGAGATTGCCGACTCATGCTCGGGCAGCGCATCCGACATGGCGTGCGAAGACGAGCTGAGAAACAGGTATGATTCTTACCTGAAAACTCAAAGACGGGAAATCGTCAGCATCGAGCGGGGAAACATCGCCGCGCTTGGAAAGAAAATCAGGGATAGAGAGGATTTTGAGATAACC
- a CDS encoding BrnA antitoxin family protein, translating to MTAGRRAGGRAEEARRANYHYMADAMRMLEWDLHSTVLSRMRIPDEWHRIAQEKGSAPKTRVTLRLDSDVVAFFRSMGPDWQVRVNRLMAAWMHARLAGLIEGAETMDYLARREEAALDGPRPEFGDLQRDENAAWAEMGETPPPFDGPGVPMEGPRRMSEAGKRALLEEMKGRRGF from the coding sequence ATGACGGCAGGCAGACGCGCGGGCGGCAGGGCCGAGGAGGCCCGGCGGGCGAACTATCACTACATGGCCGATGCGATGCGGATGCTGGAATGGGACCTGCACAGCACGGTCCTGTCGCGCATGCGCATCCCCGACGAGTGGCACCGGATCGCGCAGGAGAAAGGCTCGGCGCCCAAGACGCGGGTCACGCTGCGGCTGGACTCGGACGTGGTGGCCTTCTTCCGGTCGATGGGGCCGGACTGGCAGGTGCGGGTCAACCGGCTGATGGCGGCGTGGATGCATGCGCGGCTGGCGGGGCTGATCGAGGGGGCCGAGACGATGGACTATCTGGCCAGGCGCGAGGAGGCCGCGCTGGACGGCCCCCGCCCCGAATTCGGCGACCTGCAGCGGGACGAAAATGCGGCCTGGGCCGAGATGGGCGAGACGCCCCCGCCCTTCGATGGGCCGGGGGTACCGATGGAGGGGCCTCGGCGGATGAGCGAGGCGGGGAAGCGGGCGTTGCTGGAGGAGATGAAGGGGCGGAGGGGGTTTTGA
- the cobF gene encoding precorrin-6A synthase (deacetylating), with protein sequence MIELVLIGIGTGHPDHLTLEGVHALQEADLVLIPMKGEDKEDLAGLRQQMLARHGVRAVPAPFDLPQREAGDPDYLGAVERWHDAISRAWADRIARHLPGGGRVALLVWGDPMLYDSSLRIAARLPVRVRVIPGITAIQALCAAHAIPLNSLASPVTITTGRQLRDHGWPEGARRVVVMLDGACAFRTLPASNLLIWWGAFLGMPQQILDHGPLEEAGPRIVAARAEARAAHGWIMDCYLLARPD encoded by the coding sequence ATGATCGAGCTGGTGCTGATCGGGATCGGCACGGGCCATCCCGATCACCTCACCCTGGAGGGCGTCCACGCCCTGCAAGAGGCTGATCTTGTCCTGATTCCCATGAAGGGCGAGGACAAGGAGGACCTGGCGGGGCTGCGCCAGCAGATGCTGGCGCGGCACGGGGTGCGGGCCGTCCCGGCGCCTTTCGACCTGCCCCAAAGGGAGGCGGGCGACCCCGACTATCTGGGCGCGGTCGAGCGTTGGCATGACGCGATATCAAGGGCTTGGGCGGATCGGATCGCGCGGCACCTGCCGGGCGGAGGGCGGGTCGCGCTGCTGGTCTGGGGGGACCCGATGCTCTATGACAGCAGCCTGCGGATCGCGGCGCGGCTGCCGGTGCGGGTGCGGGTCATTCCGGGGATCACGGCCATCCAGGCGCTGTGTGCGGCCCATGCCATCCCGTTGAATTCATTGGCCTCTCCGGTCACGATCACCACGGGGCGGCAATTGCGCGACCATGGCTGGCCCGAGGGGGCCCGGCGGGTCGTCGTGATGCTGGACGGGGCCTGCGCGTTCCGCACCCTTCCCGCCTCCAACCTGTTGATCTGGTGGGGGGCTTTCCTGGGAATGCCGCAGCAGATCCTGGACCACGGGCCGCTGGAGGAGGCAGGGCCGCGCATCGTCGCGGCGCGCGCCGAGGCCCGCGCGGCGCATGGCTGGATCATGGACTGCTACCTGCTGGCCCGGCCGGACTGA
- a CDS encoding energy-coupling factor ABC transporter permease, translated as MHIEEGVVTGAKILLSYATAATAGVYTLKLAYGALRDRGTASLAARAVLATAATFVFFQVLPTWSVGVSEVHLILGSTLFLLFGAAPAALGLALGLLAQGLLVAPFDLPQYGMNVTTLLVPLFALRALAGRIIAPGTAYVDLRYGQALALSAAYQGGIVAWVAFWAFYGQGAEAWGGVAAFGAAYMLVIALEPLVDLAVLAGAKAARGLRGSGLVTQRLYA; from the coding sequence ATGCATATCGAAGAGGGCGTCGTGACCGGCGCCAAGATCCTGCTCAGCTATGCCACCGCCGCGACGGCCGGTGTCTATACCCTGAAACTGGCCTATGGCGCCCTGCGCGACCGGGGGACGGCCTCGCTGGCCGCCCGGGCGGTGCTGGCGACGGCGGCGACCTTCGTCTTCTTCCAGGTGCTGCCGACATGGTCCGTGGGCGTGTCCGAGGTGCACCTGATCCTGGGCTCGACGCTGTTCCTGCTGTTCGGCGCGGCCCCGGCGGCGCTCGGGCTGGCGCTTGGCCTGCTGGCGCAGGGGCTGCTGGTCGCGCCCTTCGATCTGCCGCAATACGGGATGAACGTGACCACGCTGCTGGTGCCGCTGTTCGCGCTGCGCGCGCTGGCCGGGCGGATCATCGCGCCGGGCACGGCCTATGTCGACCTGCGCTATGGCCAGGCACTGGCGCTGTCGGCGGCCTATCAGGGCGGCATCGTGGCTTGGGTCGCGTTCTGGGCTTTCTACGGGCAGGGCGCCGAGGCCTGGGGCGGCGTCGCGGCCTTCGGCGCGGCCTACATGCTGGTCATCGCGCTGGAGCCGCTGGTCGATCTGGCCGTGCTGGCGGGGGCCAAGGCCGCGCGGGGCCTGCGGGGCAGCGGGCTGGTGACGCAGCGCCTCTACGCATGA
- a CDS encoding cobyrinate a,c-diamide synthase, with protein sequence MTMTAPNPMTPTPMTPGLMISAPASGTGKTMLMLGLLTALRRQGLAVQPFKSGPDYIDPGFHGAASGRASFNLDAWAMAPGRIAAHVLGQPAADLVLAEGSMGLFDGVALPGETGIGSSAEIAQMMGWPVVLILDVGGQAQSAAATARGFATLRPDLPFAGVVLNRIASPRHEALIREGMAEAGLRVLGALPRQGNITLPERHLGLVQAEETQGLQAILDQAGDFVAAHCDLEAIVAAAACRALPASAPPLPLTPPGGRIALARDAAFSFVYPHVIEAWRRAGATILPFSPLADDGPDDSADCCWLPGGYPELHAPRLAAATGFRDAMQRFADARPVHGECGGYMTLGAGLVDAQGVRHRMLGLLGLETSYAKRRMHLGYRRATPLAAVPGLGAQPMRGHEFHYASILAQPDAALARVTDANGAEVPETGSHRAMPGGGQVTGTFFHLIAPATV encoded by the coding sequence ATGACCATGACCGCCCCGAACCCGATGACCCCGACCCCGATGACGCCGGGCCTGATGATCTCGGCCCCCGCTTCCGGGACAGGCAAGACCATGCTGATGCTGGGCCTGCTGACCGCGCTGCGCCGGCAGGGACTGGCGGTGCAGCCCTTCAAGTCGGGACCGGACTATATCGACCCGGGCTTTCACGGGGCGGCCTCGGGGCGGGCCAGCTTCAACCTGGATGCCTGGGCGATGGCGCCGGGGCGGATCGCGGCGCATGTCCTGGGCCAGCCCGCGGCGGATCTGGTGCTGGCCGAGGGCTCGATGGGCCTCTTCGACGGGGTGGCCCTGCCCGGCGAGACGGGCATCGGCTCCAGCGCCGAGATCGCGCAGATGATGGGCTGGCCCGTGGTGCTGATCCTGGACGTGGGCGGGCAGGCGCAATCGGCGGCGGCCACGGCGCGGGGCTTTGCCACGCTGCGCCCCGACCTGCCCTTTGCGGGCGTGGTGCTGAACCGCATCGCCTCGCCCCGCCACGAGGCGCTGATCCGCGAGGGCATGGCCGAGGCGGGGCTGCGCGTGCTGGGCGCCCTGCCCCGGCAGGGCAACATCACCCTGCCCGAGCGCCATCTGGGCCTGGTGCAGGCCGAAGAGACCCAAGGCCTGCAGGCGATCCTGGATCAGGCGGGCGATTTCGTCGCGGCACATTGCGATCTGGAGGCGATCGTGGCGGCGGCGGCCTGCCGCGCCCTGCCCGCATCCGCGCCCCCGCTGCCCCTGACCCCGCCCGGCGGCCGGATCGCGCTGGCCCGCGACGCGGCGTTCAGCTTCGTCTATCCGCATGTGATCGAGGCGTGGCGGCGGGCGGGGGCCACGATCCTGCCCTTCTCGCCGCTGGCCGACGACGGGCCCGACGACAGCGCCGACTGCTGCTGGCTGCCGGGCGGATACCCGGAACTGCACGCCCCCCGGTTGGCGGCGGCCACCGGCTTTCGGGACGCCATGCAGCGCTTTGCCGACGCACGCCCGGTGCATGGCGAATGCGGCGGCTACATGACGCTTGGGGCGGGTCTGGTGGATGCCCAAGGGGTGCGCCACCGGATGCTGGGGCTGCTGGGGCTGGAGACCAGCTATGCCAAGCGCCGCATGCATCTGGGCTATCGCCGGGCCACGCCGCTGGCCGCGGTGCCGGGCCTGGGGGCGCAGCCGATGCGCGGGCACGAGTTCCACTATGCCTCGATCCTGGCGCAGCCCGATGCGGCGCTGGCGCGGGTCACCGATGCCAATGGCGCCGAGGTGCCCGAGACCGGCAGCCACCGCGCCATGCCCGGCGGCGGGCAGGTCACCGGGACCTTCTTTCATCTGATCGCCCCGGCGACGGTCTGA
- the cobM gene encoding precorrin-4 C(11)-methyltransferase, translating to MTVHFIGAGPGAPDLITLRGRDLIAACPVCLYAGSLVPTALLDHCPPGARIVNTAPLSLDAIIDEMATAHAAGQDVARLHSGDLSVWSAMGEQLRRLRARGIPFDVTPGVPAFAAAAAALQAELTLPGIAQSVVLTRTPGRASTMPERETLERFAATGATLAIHLSIHALDRVVADLTPHYGADCPVAVVWRASWPDQRIIRTTLARAQGDAQGIDRTALILVGPALAAQGFEDSRLYAADYDRRYRPVGADPRFPE from the coding sequence ATGACCGTCCATTTCATCGGCGCAGGCCCCGGCGCGCCCGACCTGATCACCCTGCGCGGGCGCGACCTGATCGCCGCCTGCCCGGTCTGCCTCTATGCGGGCAGCCTGGTGCCCACCGCCCTGCTGGACCATTGCCCGCCCGGCGCGCGGATCGTGAACACCGCCCCCCTCAGCCTGGATGCGATCATCGACGAGATGGCCACGGCCCATGCGGCGGGCCAGGACGTGGCGCGGCTGCATTCTGGCGACCTGTCCGTCTGGTCGGCCATGGGCGAGCAGCTGCGCCGCCTGCGCGCCCGGGGCATTCCCTTCGACGTGACGCCCGGCGTGCCCGCCTTTGCCGCCGCCGCCGCCGCGTTGCAGGCCGAGCTGACCCTGCCCGGCATCGCGCAATCGGTGGTGCTGACCCGCACGCCGGGCCGCGCCTCGACCATGCCCGAACGCGAGACGCTGGAACGGTTCGCCGCCACCGGCGCGACGCTGGCGATCCACCTGTCGATCCATGCGCTGGACCGGGTGGTCGCGGACCTGACCCCGCATTACGGCGCCGACTGCCCGGTGGCCGTGGTCTGGCGGGCCAGCTGGCCCGACCAGCGGATCATCCGCACGACCCTGGCCCGCGCCCAAGGTGACGCGCAGGGCATCGACCGCACCGCGCTGATCCTTGTGGGGCCCGCGCTGGCCGCCCAAGGGTTCGAGGACAGCCGTCTTTACGCCGCCGATTACGACCGTCGCTATCGCCCGGTGGGCGCCGATCCGAGGTTTCCCGAATGA
- a CDS encoding cobalamin biosynthesis protein → MRIAPFRIAGIGCRPGTSMDLLATALQAAGGAQALATIPERAPEIRPLAAALDLPLHLVAVAGIDTPTQSPRILARFRTGSVAEAAALAASRTRGGRLIQPRRAFGPVTIAIAEVP, encoded by the coding sequence ATGAGGATCGCACCCTTCCGCATCGCCGGCATCGGCTGCCGCCCCGGCACCTCCATGGACCTGCTGGCCACGGCGTTGCAGGCGGCGGGCGGCGCGCAGGCGCTGGCCACGATCCCCGAGCGTGCGCCCGAAATCCGTCCGCTGGCCGCAGCGCTGGACCTGCCCTTGCATCTGGTTGCCGTGGCGGGGATCGACACGCCCACGCAGTCGCCGCGCATCCTGGCGCGCTTCCGCACCGGGTCGGTGGCCGAGGCCGCCGCCCTCGCCGCATCCCGGACCCGAGGGGGGCGGCTGATCCAGCCCCGCCGCGCCTTCGGCCCCGTCACCATCGCCATCGCAGAGGTTCCATGA
- the cbiE gene encoding precorrin-6y C5,15-methyltransferase (decarboxylating) subunit CbiE gives MSDPWLSIIGMGEDGPAGLPDASRRALAEAKVVFGAPRHLALADVGARGRPWPVPFDLAPLLALRGQRVAALVSGDPFWCGAGGSIAAVLVADEWRAYPAPGVISLAAARLGWRLEDCVTLGLHAAPFARLRPHLARGCRIIATLRDGDAPGALAAWLVAQGAGAARLTVLERLGGPLERVRQARAEGFAMTCAAPVAVAIDGADLLRGVGLASVPGRPEALFAHDGQITKSPVRAITLAALEPRPGALLWDIGGGSGSVSVEWVLAGGRAVTVEPRADRIAQIAANIDGFGLGARMTAVHGTAPEALEGLPDADAVFVGGGASGPLLDLLWDRLRPGARLVANAVTLETESLLAHLHARHGGRLLRLDIAEAQPLGRMRGWTAARPIVQWSVTR, from the coding sequence ATGTCTGACCCCTGGCTGTCGATCATCGGCATGGGCGAGGATGGACCGGCAGGCTTGCCGGATGCAAGCCGCCGCGCGCTGGCCGAGGCCAAGGTCGTCTTCGGCGCACCCCGGCACCTGGCGCTGGCCGATGTGGGCGCGCGGGGGCGGCCCTGGCCGGTGCCCTTCGACCTGGCGCCGCTGCTGGCGCTGCGGGGGCAGCGGGTGGCGGCGCTGGTCTCGGGCGATCCGTTCTGGTGCGGGGCGGGCGGGTCGATCGCCGCCGTGCTGGTGGCCGACGAATGGCGGGCCTATCCGGCGCCGGGGGTGATCTCGCTGGCAGCCGCGCGCCTTGGCTGGCGACTGGAAGATTGCGTGACGCTTGGCCTGCACGCGGCCCCCTTTGCCCGGCTGCGCCCGCATCTGGCGCGCGGCTGCCGGATCATCGCGACGCTGCGCGATGGCGATGCGCCCGGCGCGCTGGCTGCTTGGCTGGTCGCGCAGGGCGCCGGGGCCGCGCGGCTGACCGTGCTGGAGCGGTTGGGCGGTCCCCTGGAACGGGTGCGGCAGGCGCGGGCCGAGGGCTTTGCAATGACCTGCGCGGCGCCGGTCGCGGTGGCCATCGACGGGGCGGACCTGCTGCGCGGCGTCGGGCTGGCCTCGGTGCCGGGCCGCCCCGAGGCCCTGTTCGCCCATGACGGCCAGATCACCAAGTCGCCCGTCCGCGCGATCACGCTGGCGGCGCTGGAACCGCGTCCGGGCGCGCTGCTGTGGGACATCGGCGGCGGGTCGGGCTCGGTCTCGGTCGAGTGGGTGCTGGCCGGGGGGCGCGCCGTCACCGTCGAGCCCCGCGCCGACCGCATCGCCCAGATCGCCGCGAATATCGACGGCTTCGGGCTAGGTGCCCGGATGACGGCGGTCCATGGCACCGCGCCCGAGGCGCTGGAGGGCTTGCCCGACGCGGATGCGGTCTTCGTCGGCGGCGGCGCCTCGGGTCCGCTGCTGGACCTGCTGTGGGACCGCCTGCGCCCCGGCGCGCGGCTGGTCGCCAATGCCGTCACGCTGGAGACGGAATCGCTGCTGGCCCATCTGCACGCCCGCCACGGCGGCCGCCTCCTGCGGCTGGACATCGCCGAGGCGCAGCCCTTGGGCCGGATGCGCGGCTGGACCGCCGCCCGGCCCATCGTGCAATGGAGCGTCACGCGATGA
- a CDS encoding cobalt-precorrin-6A reductase yields MRVLLLGGTTEASRLAQLLAGAGVDAVFSYAGRTVAPVAQPLPLRIGGFGGPAGLAAYLDDQRITHLIDATHPFAVQISRNAQAACAAQGVPLLALQRPEWQAGPHDLWTRVPDIPGAVAALPTSPARVFLAIGKQTLAPFAPLPHGWLLRLVDPPEALPLPRAQVVIARGPFTVEGDRRLMQAHRITHLVAKNSGGAGARAKLAAARDLRIHVVMIDRPVLPDRATVATPEQALDWLHHAAPALRGA; encoded by the coding sequence ATGCGCGTCCTGCTGCTGGGAGGCACGACCGAGGCCAGCCGTCTGGCGCAGCTGCTGGCGGGGGCAGGGGTTGATGCGGTCTTCTCCTATGCCGGGCGCACGGTGGCGCCAGTGGCGCAGCCCTTGCCGCTGCGGATCGGCGGGTTTGGCGGGCCTGCGGGTCTGGCGGCCTATCTGGACGACCAGCGGATCACCCATTTGATCGACGCCACCCATCCCTTCGCCGTGCAGATCAGCCGCAATGCGCAGGCGGCCTGCGCCGCGCAGGGCGTGCCGCTGCTGGCCCTTCAGCGCCCGGAATGGCAGGCGGGGCCGCATGACCTGTGGACCCGCGTGCCCGATATCCCGGGCGCGGTCGCGGCCCTTCCCACGAGTCCGGCGCGCGTCTTTCTGGCCATCGGCAAGCAGACCTTGGCGCCCTTTGCCCCCCTGCCGCATGGCTGGCTGCTGCGGCTGGTCGATCCGCCCGAGGCCTTGCCCCTGCCGCGTGCCCAGGTGGTGATCGCGCGCGGTCCCTTCACCGTGGAGGGGGATCGCCGCCTGATGCAGGCGCATCGCATCACCCATCTGGTCGCCAAGAACAGCGGGGGCGCGGGGGCGCGGGCCAAGCTGGCCGCCGCACGGGACCTGCGAATCCATGTCGTGATGATCGACCGCCCCGTGCTGCCCGATCGCGCCACCGTCGCCACTCCCGAACAGGCGCTGGACTGGCTGCATCACGCCGCCCCGGCGCTGCGGGGCGCATAG
- the cobJ gene encoding precorrin-3B C(17)-methyltransferase — MTGWITVAGLGPGSEAMVTPEVGAALDQATDIVGYIPYVARIAARDGLVMHPSDNRVELDRARLALDLAASGRRVVIVSSGDPGVFAMASALFEAVEAAGADPDIRILPGITAMLAAAARAGAPLGHDFCAINLSDNLKPFSLIEHRLRHAARGDFAMAFYNPRSASRPQGFARVLEVLREECGPERLIIFARAVSTPDEALRTVTLAEARPEMADMRTVVIVGNAATRRVGRWIYAPRSAGAA, encoded by the coding sequence ATGACCGGCTGGATCACCGTCGCGGGCCTTGGTCCGGGGTCCGAGGCCATGGTCACGCCCGAGGTCGGCGCTGCACTGGACCAGGCGACCGACATCGTGGGCTACATCCCCTATGTCGCGCGGATCGCCGCGCGCGACGGGCTGGTGATGCACCCGTCCGACAACCGGGTCGAGCTGGACCGGGCGCGGCTGGCGCTGGATCTGGCGGCCAGCGGTCGGCGGGTGGTCATCGTCTCCTCGGGCGATCCGGGGGTCTTCGCCATGGCCTCGGCCCTCTTCGAGGCGGTGGAGGCGGCAGGCGCGGATCCCGACATCCGCATCCTGCCCGGCATCACCGCGATGCTGGCGGCGGCGGCGCGGGCGGGCGCGCCCCTGGGCCATGATTTCTGTGCCATCAACCTGTCGGACAACCTCAAGCCCTTTTCGCTGATCGAGCATCGCCTGCGCCATGCCGCCCGGGGCGATTTCGCGATGGCCTTCTACAACCCCCGCTCGGCCAGCCGGCCTCAGGGCTTTGCGCGGGTGCTGGAGGTCCTGCGCGAGGAATGCGGCCCCGAGCGGCTGATCATCTTCGCCCGCGCGGTCAGCACCCCCGACGAGGCCCTGCGCACCGTCACGCTGGCCGAGGCGCGCCCCGAGATGGCCGACATGCGGACGGTCGTGATCGTGGGCAACGCCGCGACGCGGCGGGTGGGCCGGTGGATCTATGCGCCCCGCAGCGCCGGGGCGGCGTGA
- a CDS encoding precorrin-2 C(20)-methyltransferase, whose product MGQIICAGLGPGDPDLISVRADRAIRGARHVAYFRKPGRQGQARRIVEGMLAPDAVEYPMEYPVTTEIPFDSPAYNDLLSAFYDDWADRLATLAQDGDVVVLCEGDPFLYGSFMHLHVRLQGRAEVQVIPGIPGMVGCWNASGTPMTWGDDVLTVLMGTLPEADLARHMAGSDALVIMKTGRHLPRVRRALAAAGRLEDALLVERGTMPGQRIARLADVTAEDCPYFAIVLVHGRGRRPVALPKVAE is encoded by the coding sequence ATGGGCCAGATCATCTGCGCGGGCCTGGGGCCGGGCGATCCCGACCTGATCTCGGTCCGGGCCGACCGGGCGATCCGGGGGGCGCGGCACGTCGCCTATTTCCGCAAGCCCGGGCGGCAGGGACAGGCGCGGCGCATCGTCGAGGGGATGCTGGCCCCCGACGCCGTCGAATACCCGATGGAATACCCCGTCACGACCGAGATCCCCTTCGACAGCCCGGCCTATAACGACCTGCTCTCGGCCTTCTACGATGACTGGGCGGACCGGCTGGCAACGCTGGCCCAGGACGGCGACGTGGTGGTGCTGTGCGAAGGGGACCCGTTCCTCTATGGCTCGTTCATGCATCTGCATGTGCGGCTGCAGGGCCGGGCCGAGGTGCAGGTGATCCCCGGCATTCCCGGCATGGTCGGCTGCTGGAACGCCAGCGGCACGCCGATGACCTGGGGCGACGACGTGCTGACCGTGCTGATGGGCACCCTGCCCGAGGCCGATCTGGCGCGCCACATGGCGGGCAGCGACGCGCTGGTCATCATGAAGACCGGGCGCCATCTGCCCCGCGTGCGCAGGGCTCTGGCGGCGGCGGGGCGGCTGGAGGATGCGCTTCTGGTCGAACGCGGCACCATGCCCGGCCAGCGCATCGCCCGTCTGGCCGATGTCACCGCCGAGGATTGCCCCTATTTTGCCATCGTGCTGGTCCATGGCCGGGGCCGCCGCCCCGTGGCCCTGCCCAAGGTCGCGGAATGA
- a CDS encoding precorrin-8X methylmutase — protein sequence MPHTYEKDGAAIYRQSFAMIRAEADLARFDADEEPVVVRMIHAAGLVGLERDVAFTPGMATAARAALAAGAPILCDARMVSEGITKPRLPVGNPVICTLNDPRVAEMARDMGNTRSATALELWRPHLAGAVVAIGNAPTALFHLLNMLEDPDCPRPAAIIGCPVGFVGAAESKDALMAAPPCPSVIVRGRLGGSAITVAAINALASRKE from the coding sequence ATGCCCCATACCTACGAAAAGGACGGCGCCGCGATCTATCGCCAGTCCTTCGCCATGATCCGGGCCGAAGCCGACCTGGCGCGCTTCGACGCCGACGAGGAGCCCGTCGTCGTGCGCATGATCCATGCGGCGGGGCTGGTGGGGCTGGAACGCGACGTGGCCTTCACGCCCGGCATGGCCACCGCCGCCCGCGCGGCGCTGGCCGCCGGTGCGCCGATCCTCTGCGATGCGCGCATGGTCAGCGAGGGGATCACCAAGCCCCGCCTGCCCGTCGGCAACCCGGTGATCTGCACCCTGAACGACCCCCGCGTGGCCGAGATGGCGCGCGACATGGGCAACACCCGCAGCGCCACCGCGCTGGAGCTGTGGCGCCCGCATCTGGCCGGCGCCGTGGTGGCCATCGGCAATGCGCCGACCGCGCTGTTTCATCTGCTGAACATGCTGGAGGATCCCGACTGCCCCCGCCCCGCCGCGATCATCGGCTGCCCTGTGGGCTTCGTGGGGGCTGCCGAATCCAAGGATGCGCTGATGGCGGCGCCCCCCTGCCCGTCGGTCATCGTGCGCGGGCGCCTTGGCGGATCGGCGATCACCGTGGCCGCGATCAACGCGCTTGCCAGCCGGAAGGAATGA